One Patescibacteria group bacterium DNA segment encodes these proteins:
- the rplD gene encoding 50S ribosomal protein L4 has translation MPKVTVYNQEGVIVGSQELSDEVFGIKPKVEVVHQVVVGMMANKRQVLAHTKDRGEVRGGGKKPWRQKGTGRARHGSIRSPLWVGGGVTFGPTKERNFKKRINKKMRRKAILMCLSDRVNDDKLVLLDKIKLDEIKTRRVVELVDKLRKVFYGEGEVNKVSAKGRPAPGWNKVNKEKEVQKQETRNKKLPLGRAFGSEAQARRELEAERETKESNEKKTTKEKSKKILMLIDKKDEKIQRSCRNIPWLSCIRAQDVNVLEVLSNEYILTSVNGVKKIEEIFTK, from the coding sequence ATGCCAAAAGTTACTGTCTACAATCAAGAAGGAGTAATAGTTGGTTCGCAGGAATTAAGCGATGAAGTTTTTGGTATTAAGCCAAAGGTTGAGGTGGTGCATCAGGTAGTAGTAGGGATGATGGCGAATAAGCGGCAGGTTTTGGCTCATACCAAGGATAGGGGTGAGGTGCGCGGCGGCGGGAAAAAACCCTGGCGGCAGAAAGGCACTGGCCGGGCCAGACATGGCTCTATTCGCTCCCCTTTATGGGTTGGCGGCGGAGTGACGTTTGGTCCGACCAAAGAGCGGAATTTTAAAAAGAGAATAAATAAAAAGATGCGGCGGAAAGCGATTTTGATGTGTTTGTCGGATAGAGTGAATGATGATAAATTAGTTTTGTTAGATAAAATTAAGCTTGATGAGATTAAGACGAGACGGGTGGTTGAGTTAGTGGATAAACTAAGAAAGGTGTTTTATGGTGAAGGAGAAGTTAATAAAGTTTCGGCCAAAGGCCGACCAGCCCCTGGCTGGAATAAAGTTAATAAAGAAAAAGAAGTTCAGAAACAAGAAACTAGAAACAAGAAACTACCTCTCGGCCGTGCCTTCGGCTCTGAGGCTCAGGCTCGAAGAGAGCTTGAGGCCGAACGGGAGACTAAGGAATCTAACGAAAAGAAGACGACCAAAGAAAAATCGAAGAAGATTTTAATGTTGATTGATAAAAAGGACGAGAAAATTCAAAGGTCATGTCGGAATATTCCTTGGCTTTCGTGTATTCGGGCGCAGGATGTTAATGTCTTGGAAGTTTTGAGTAATGAATATATTTTGACATCAGTTAATGGGGTTAAGAAGATCGAAGAGATTTTTACGAAATAA
- the rpsS gene encoding 30S ribosomal protein S19 gives MSRSLKKGPYVDERLLSKIAKIKRGDKTVIKTWSRACTITPEMVGFTFGVHNGKEHIPVLMVENMVGHKLGEFAATRKFVKHGGKMQKDQEEEAAAKEKESLQKEKTVVEKKEEK, from the coding sequence ATGTCTAGATCCCTAAAAAAAGGTCCATACGTTGACGAAAGGCTGCTATCAAAGATAGCCAAGATTAAACGTGGGGACAAAACAGTAATAAAGACCTGGTCGCGGGCTTGTACGATTACTCCAGAGATGGTAGGTTTTACCTTTGGAGTGCATAATGGTAAAGAACATATACCAGTATTGATGGTGGAGAATATGGTTGGACACAAGCTTGGTGAATTTGCAGCAACTAGAAAATTTGTTAAGCATGGCGGTAAGATGCAAAAAGATCAGGAAGAAGAGGCGGCAGCCAAGGAGAAAGAATCGTTGCAAAAAGAGAAGACCGTGGTTGAGAAGAAAGAAGAGAAATAA
- the rplB gene encoding 50S ribosomal protein L2 encodes MPVKVYKPTTPSRRMTSVVDTSDLTRKRPEKSLVRIKKIKSGRNAQGKITVRHQGGGEKRYYRIIDFCQDKLDVESRVEAIEYDPNRNARIALLIDEDGEKRYIIAPTELKVGDKVVSSNEKIEIKPGNRMPLKYIPTGMMIYNIELTPGRGAQVVRSGGSSAVLQSIDEKQAQVKLPSSEIRLIDVKARASIGQVSNPDARTVRIGKAGRKRHMGIRPTVRGKAMNPVDHPHGGGEGGSPIGLKHPKTPWGKPALGVKTRRKNKFSNRFIVKRRKKRKR; translated from the coding sequence ATGCCGGTTAAAGTATATAAACCCACAACTCCATCACGAAGAATGACCTCGGTTGTTGATACGAGTGATTTGACTCGTAAGCGGCCGGAGAAGTCTTTGGTTAGGATAAAGAAAATAAAATCTGGTAGAAACGCACAAGGAAAAATTACGGTTCGCCATCAAGGCGGCGGTGAAAAAAGATATTATCGGATTATTGATTTTTGTCAAGACAAATTAGATGTGGAATCAAGGGTTGAAGCCATTGAATATGATCCCAACCGGAATGCCAGGATTGCCCTTTTGATTGATGAAGACGGCGAAAAAAGATATATTATCGCCCCAACTGAATTAAAGGTTGGCGATAAAGTTGTTTCTTCAAACGAGAAGATAGAGATAAAACCAGGCAACAGAATGCCCTTGAAATATATTCCCACAGGAATGATGATTTATAATATTGAGTTGACCCCGGGCCGTGGAGCCCAGGTTGTGCGTAGTGGCGGCTCTTCCGCAGTCCTTCAGTCAATAGATGAAAAACAGGCCCAAGTTAAATTGCCGTCAAGTGAGATTCGTTTAATAGATGTTAAGGCGCGGGCGAGTATTGGCCAGGTTTCAAATCCAGATGCCAGGACAGTCCGAATTGGTAAAGCTGGCCGCAAGCGCCATATGGGAATCAGGCCAACAGTTCGCGGCAAGGCAATGAATCCAGTTGATCACCCGCATGGCGGCGGCGAGGGCGGTTCGCCGATTGGTTTAAAACATCCAAAAACGCCATGGGGCAAGCCAGCGTTGGGAGTGAAGACCAGGCGCAAGAATAAGTTTAGTAATAGGTTTATTGTTAAACGTAGGAAAAAACGTAAAAGATAA
- the rplW gene encoding 50S ribosomal protein L23 has protein sequence MSIFNRFKKHKKEEKEIEKLRPLTSSNSVENKETKRADKKEAKVGEKTVAPEKALKLKKPRKTELKKFENVHNVLVRPLVTEKISNLGMYNQYAFEVKPKANKVQIKKAIETYYNVRPVKVNIINIQGKNVRWGRTRGRTQDSKKAIVTLRQGDKIEVYEGV, from the coding sequence ATGAGTATATTTAATAGATTCAAAAAACATAAGAAAGAAGAAAAAGAAATAGAGAAATTAAGGCCTTTGACAAGCTCAAATTCTGTTGAAAATAAAGAAACAAAGAGAGCGGATAAAAAGGAAGCCAAGGTTGGAGAAAAAACCGTTGCGCCGGAGAAGGCTTTGAAATTAAAGAAGCCAAGAAAGACCGAGTTGAAAAAGTTTGAAAATGTGCATAATGTTCTAGTTCGGCCGTTGGTGACCGAGAAAATTTCTAATCTGGGGATGTATAACCAGTATGCTTTTGAAGTTAAACCTAAAGCCAATAAAGTTCAAATAAAGAAAGCCATTGAGACTTATTATAATGTTCGGCCAGTCAAAGTGAATATAATAAATATACAGGGAAAAAATGTCAGATGGGGCCGGACTCGAGGCCGGACTCAAGATTCGAAAAAGGCGATAGTGACCTTAAGGCAAGGGGATAAGATTGAGGTGTATGAAGGGGTTTAA
- a CDS encoding type II toxin-antitoxin system Phd/YefM family antitoxin: MNMDDQLQQITDLIEKTGDKAIVLKENKPAYVLMTLKDYERLILGKYEVKGLTEEELLDKINREIAVWRSGQERLKQVEEEAPLFDEPLSPAREPWGEPWDFSTARSDFADKSNLRPSLDSDEPRFENRWDKDDDDFEVPFDLDDEDDMLDEDSGSPIDSDESRFEEDKYYVEPIR, translated from the coding sequence ATGAACATGGATGACCAACTCCAACAAATCACAGATTTAATCGAAAAAACCGGTGATAAAGCCATTGTCTTAAAAGAAAATAAGCCGGCTTATGTTTTGATGACTCTAAAAGACTATGAAAGGCTAATATTAGGCAAATATGAGGTAAAAGGCTTGACAGAAGAAGAGCTTTTGGATAAGATTAACCGCGAGATTGCTGTTTGGAGAAGCGGCCAGGAAAGACTAAAACAAGTTGAAGAAGAGGCGCCTTTGTTTGATGAACCCCTATCACCTGCCAGAGAACCATGGGGAGAACCATGGGACTTCTCGACGGCTCGATCTGATTTTGCCGACAAGTCAAACTTGAGGCCTTCGCTTGATTCTGACGAGCCTCGCTTTGAGAACAGATGGGATAAGGATGATGATGATTTTGAGGTGCCGTTTGATTTGGATGATGAAGACGACATGTTAGACGAAGACTCGGGGTCTCCGATTGATTCTGACGAATCTCGTTTTGAAGAGGATAAGTACTATGTGGAACCAATTAGATGA
- the rpsJ gene encoding 30S ribosomal protein S10 gives MTEKQTLKSQTPAPSGQKKEEGSEEETKQRIRIKIKAFDHKIIDQSTRIIIETAERSGAQVVGPVPLPTEKTKYTVLKSSFVHKDSRDQYETRVHKRLLDILEPTPKTIDALTNLNLPSGVDVEIKM, from the coding sequence ATGACAGAAAAACAGACCTTGAAAAGTCAAACTCCTGCTCCTTCCGGGCAAAAGAAAGAAGAAGGAAGCGAGGAGGAAACAAAACAAAGGATTAGAATTAAAATCAAAGCCTTTGATCATAAGATTATTGATCAGTCAACAAGGATTATTATTGAGACTGCTGAACGTTCTGGCGCTCAAGTTGTCGGTCCTGTTCCCCTGCCAACAGAGAAGACTAAATATACAGTCTTGAAATCTTCTTTTGTTCATAAAGATTCTCGGGATCAGTACGAGACAAGGGTCCATAAGCGATTGCTTGATATTTTGGAGCCAACCCCAAAGACAATTGATGCTCTGACAAATTTGAATTTACCAAGCGGAGTGGATGTAGAGATAAAAATGTAA
- the tuf gene encoding elongation factor Tu → MAEKFDRTKPHINMGTIGHVDHGKTTLTSAMLQVIDATGGKAKVEKYDDIDNAPEEKERGITIATHHSEYETGKYHCAHVDCPGHADYIKNMITGAAQMDGAILLVSATDGPMPQTREHILLARQVGVPYIIVFINKTDQLTGSDDEKKEMLELVEEEVRDLLKKYEFPGDEIPIIKGSALKAMENPTDAEAQKPILELLKAIDEYIPEPARDVDKPFLMPIEDIFSIEGRGTVVTGRIERGIVKLNDEMEIVGLKDTQKTIITGIEMFNKSLDEGRAGDNAGILLRGTKKEEVERGQVLAKPGSSTPHTEFEGEIYILTKEEGGRHTPFFKGYKPQFYIRTTDVTGDVELPEGTEMVMPGDTVTLKVKLNSPIALEEKQRFAIREGGHTVGAGVITKIIK, encoded by the coding sequence ATGGCAGAAAAATTTGACAGAACAAAACCCCATATTAACATGGGAACCATTGGTCATGTGGACCACGGTAAAACCACTTTAACAAGTGCTATGCTTCAGGTTATTGATGCTACTGGCGGTAAAGCCAAGGTCGAAAAGTATGATGACATTGATAACGCGCCCGAAGAAAAAGAGCGCGGTATTACTATTGCCACTCATCACAGTGAATATGAAACTGGAAAATATCACTGTGCTCACGTGGACTGTCCGGGACATGCTGATTACATTAAAAACATGATTACTGGTGCGGCCCAAATGGACGGCGCTATTTTATTGGTTTCCGCTACTGACGGCCCGATGCCTCAAACCCGAGAGCATATTTTGTTAGCGCGTCAGGTTGGCGTGCCTTATATCATTGTTTTCATTAACAAAACTGATCAGTTAACTGGTTCAGATGATGAGAAAAAAGAAATGTTAGAACTGGTTGAAGAAGAAGTCAGAGATTTGCTTAAGAAATACGAATTCCCTGGTGATGAAATTCCTATTATCAAAGGCTCAGCTTTAAAAGCTATGGAAAATCCAACAGATGCGGAAGCCCAAAAGCCAATTCTGGAATTGCTTAAAGCTATTGATGAGTATATTCCAGAACCGGCGCGAGATGTTGATAAACCCTTTTTGATGCCGATTGAAGATATTTTCTCTATTGAGGGTCGGGGTACGGTTGTTACTGGCAGAATTGAGCGAGGCATTGTCAAGTTAAACGATGAAATGGAAATTGTTGGTCTAAAAGACACCCAAAAGACTATAATTACCGGGATAGAAATGTTTAATAAATCTTTAGATGAAGGTCGAGCTGGTGATAATGCGGGTATTTTGCTTAGGGGCACTAAAAAAGAAGAGGTTGAACGCGGCCAAGTTTTGGCCAAACCAGGCAGCAGTACTCCGCATACTGAATTTGAAGGCGAGATTTATATTTTAACCAAAGAAGAAGGTGGTCGTCATACCCCATTCTTTAAAGGTTATAAACCCCAGTTTTATATCAGAACCACTGATGTTACTGGTGATGTTGAATTGCCCGAAGGAACCGAGATGGTGATGCCTGGTGATACTGTAACTTTAAAGGTTAAACTTAATAGCCCAATTGCCTTGGAAGAAAAACAAAGATTTGCCATTCGTGAAGGTGGCCATACAGTCGGAGCCGGTGTAATTACCAAAATTATAAAATAA
- the rplC gene encoding 50S ribosomal protein L3: MKFILGKKLEMSQIFADDGTVIPVTKIQAGPCTVTQVKIQEKDGYKAIQVGFGEKKRLNKPLGGHLKGLSNSRHLVEFRGDTNKTNETNKTNSDLKRGDVITVGVFEPGDKVKVTGVSKGKGFQGVVKRHGFHGSPASHGHKDQLRMPGSIGATDPARVFPGMRMPGRMGGEQVTVTNLEIVKIDKDKNLLYIKGAVPGARNRLLEISGAGEMKIDAGDEGNVGDSEVNKVDKVSAKGRPALGWNKIVNKESKGIEK; encoded by the coding sequence ATGAAATTTATTCTAGGTAAAAAATTAGAGATGAGTCAGATTTTTGCGGATGATGGAACAGTTATTCCAGTGACAAAGATTCAGGCAGGACCGTGTACGGTGACACAGGTGAAAATTCAAGAAAAGGATGGCTACAAGGCTATTCAGGTTGGGTTTGGCGAGAAAAAGAGATTGAATAAACCGCTGGGCGGGCATTTGAAGGGTTTGTCCAATTCCCGACATTTAGTAGAATTTAGAGGTGATACTAATAAAACAAATGAAACCAATAAAACTAATTCTGATTTGAAGCGAGGGGATGTGATTACGGTTGGTGTTTTTGAACCGGGGGATAAAGTGAAAGTGACTGGGGTTTCTAAAGGAAAAGGTTTTCAGGGTGTTGTTAAACGACATGGATTTCACGGCAGTCCGGCTTCGCACGGGCATAAAGATCAGTTGCGAATGCCTGGTTCTATTGGCGCGACTGATCCGGCAAGGGTTTTTCCGGGAATGCGAATGCCTGGACGGATGGGCGGCGAGCAGGTGACAGTTACTAATTTGGAGATTGTTAAAATTGATAAAGATAAGAACCTGTTGTATATAAAAGGGGCGGTGCCGGGGGCGCGGAATAGGCTGCTGGAGATTAGCGGGGCGGGGGAGATGAAGATTGATGCTGGAGACGAGGGAAACGTTGGAGATAGTGAAGTTAATAAGGTTGATAAAGTTTCGGCCAAAGGCCGACCAGCCCTTGGCTGGAATAAAATAGTTAATAAAGAAAGTAAGGGAATAGAGAAATAA